One Fusarium oxysporum f. sp. lycopersici 4287 chromosome 8, whole genome shotgun sequence genomic region harbors:
- a CDS encoding multidrug resistance protein (At least one base has a quality score < 10): MDLVFGKFINVFTDFATGVLSPAGYRSEVSKYRYCLLAVVCIRKLTIDSLYFIYLFIAKFALTYLWTILVSIAAINTTKALRVDFVRSTLRQEVAFFDSPSSSIPGQITTNGNLINQGISEKFGITIAALSTFVSAFVVAFAVQWKLTLIVLAIIPVNLVVTIICVAIDTGYEYAMFDVYSRSSSLAEEAFSTIRTAHAFWAFPKLSKRFTNTLEEARRIGHKKSWVYMILFPTEFFCIFAGYGLAFWQGMRMYSEGEITQPGTVVTVIFAVLVAATALTQIAPQTIAISKATAAAQEMFEMIDRKSEIDALSQEGDKIPDFKGDIQFRGVRFAYPSRANVEILHSLNLDIPADQTTALVGASGSGKSTIFGLLERWYMPSAGSITLDGRPVESLNLQWLRTNIRMVQQEPTLFSGTIYQNVVDGLTGTPMVDLSEEEKKRMVVDACKSAYAHDFIETLPNGYDTWIGERGASLSGGQKQRVVIARSIISNPKVLMLDEATSALDPNAEKIVQQALNNVAKGRTMIVIAHRLSTIRDADNIIVMAKGETIEQGSHDSLIERGGTYSRLVRLQDLGKGSASSDDEDSETDMEEPVAGLDPVLSRASQHATADISQDDGINYGLLKGLWLVIKEQRSLWFSGFILVIISLLGGGTYPALAILFSKTMKAFETIDVSEANFFSLMFFVVALANFVIYAVAGWVCNEIGQHVMTVYRGELFDNTLRQDMVFFDDPNRGTGALVSRLAAEPTSLQELLSMNLSLIMINIVTVLSSSVLAIAYGWKLGLVLTLCALPVLVGSGYVRIRLEYKTVSSRALERAVIERYSSALEGLVKEPSAGLGWKMLFYSFSQSASFLAMALGFWYGGRLVSFGEYTTDQFYVIFIAVVFSGETSAMLFQYTTSITKARTAINYIFQQRRQKALHDNADNGPGASGSEKLSEKGIDVSCEGITFAYPRRPKLQVLKGVDISIESGKMVALVGASGCGKSTMIALLERFYDPTSGMLLADGEDIKMKDRRLHRRDIALVQQEPVLYQGSIRDNISLGIEEGVPSDDEIIEACKQANVYEFVSSLPEGLTTPCGNQGLSLSGGQRQRIAIARALIRKPRLLLLDEATSALDTESEKVVKEALDRAAEGRTTVAVAHRLSTIRDADVICVFAGGKIVERGRHEELVAKRGLYYEMVLGQSLDREA, from the exons ATGGATCTCGTTTTTGGAAAGTTCATCAACGTTTTCACTGATTTTGCAACTGGAGTGTTATCGCCCGCTGGATATCGAAGCGAAGTCAGCAAGTACAGGTATTGTTTGCTAGCCGTTGTTTGCATTCGCAAGTTGACCATTGATAGCTTGTACtttatttatctctttatcGCAAAGTTTGCTTTGACATATCTTTGGACG ATTCTTGTCTCTATTGCTGCtatcaacaccacaaaagCACTGCGCGTCGACTTTGTACGAAGCACCCTTCGCCAGGAAGTTGCCTTCTTCGACTCTCCGTCCTCATCAATTCCTGGGCAAATCACAACAAATGGAAATCTCATTAACCAAGGAATCTCGGAAAAGTTCGGCATCACCATCGCGGCTCTATCAACCTTTGTCTCAGCCTTTGTCGTCGCTTTCGCCGTGCAATGGAAATTGACACTCATTGTCCTTGCCATCATCCCCGTCAACCTCGTTGTAACGATTATCTGCGTCGCTATCGATACTGGCTATGAATATGCCATGTTTGACGTCTACTCGCGATCGAGTTCTTTGGCCGAGGAGGCTTTCTCGACTATTCGAACTGCACATGCTTTCTGGGCGTTTCCCAAGTTGTCTAAGAGATTTACGAATACGCTTGAGGAGGCGAGGAGAATTGGTCATAAGAAGTCCTGGGTTTACATGATTCTGTTCCCAACGGAGTTCTTTTGTATCTTTGCGGGTTATGGATTGGCCTTTTGGCAGGGTATGAGGATGTACTCTGAGGGTGAGATCACCCAGCCCGGTACAGTTGTTAC TGTCATCTTTGCAGTTCTTGTTGCTGCTACGGCTCTCACCCAAATCGCGCCCCAGACAATCGCCATCTCAAAGGCTACTGCAGCTGCGCAAGAGATGTTCGAGATGATCGATCGCAAGTCTGAAATCGACGCTTTATCACAGGAAGGAGACAAAATACCGGACTTCAAGGGCGATATACAGTTCCGTGGCGTTCGCTTTGCTTACCCATCACGAGCTAATGTCGAAATTCTTCACTCACTCAACCTCGATATTCCTGCAGATCAAACAACTGCTTTGGTTGGAGCCAGCGGATCAGGAAAGAGTACTATCTTTGGTCTTTTGGAGCGATGGTATATGCCGAGCGCTGGTTCTATCACGCTGGATGGACGTCCTGTTGAGAGCTTGAACTTGCAATGGCTGCGAACAAATATTAGAATGGTTCAGCAG GAACCGACTCTATTCAGCGGCACTATCTATCAAAACGTTGTCGACGGCCTCACCGGCACCCCCATGGTGGACCtttcagaagaagaaaagaaacgcATGGTTGTCGATGCCTGTAAATCGGCTTATGCCCATGACTTCATCGAAACATTGCCAAAC GGATACGATACTTGGATCGGCGAACGAGGCGCCTCTTTATCCGGTGGACAGAAGCAGCGAGTGGTCATTGCTCGCAGCATCATCTCCAACCCCAAAGTCCTCATGCTCGACGAAGCTACCAGCGCCCTCGACCCCAACGCCGAAAAGATCGTGCAGCAAGCTCTCAACAACGTTGCCAAGGGTCGAACCATGATCGTCATCGCTCACAGACTCTCTACGATTCGAGATGCCGATAACATCATTGTCATGGCCAAGGGTGAAACTATCGAACAAGGTTCTCACGATTCATTGATTGAGAGAGGTGGTACATACTCGCGTCTTGTTCGCTTGCAGGATCTTGGAAAGGGAAGTGCTTCATCAGACGATGAGGATAGTGAGACGGATATGGAGGAGCCAGTTGCTGGTCTCGATCCCGTTCTATCTCGTGCTTCTCAGCATGCTACAGCCGATATCTCGCAGGACGATGGAATCAACTATGGGCTTCTGAAGGGCCTTTGGCTTGTTATCAAGGAGCAACGGTCGCTATGGTTCTCTGGGTTCATTCTGGTCATCATCTCATTATTGGGAG GTGGCACATACCCAGCACTCgccatcctcttctccaaaacAATGAAGGCTTTCGAGACCATCGATGTCAGTGAAGcaaacttcttctccctGATGTTCTTCGTTGTTGCCCTTGCCAACTTTGTCATCTATGCCGTTGCTGGCTGGGTTTGCAACGAGATCGGCCAG CATGTTATGACTGTTTATCGTGGCGAACTGTTCGACAACACCCTTCGACAAGACATGGTCTTCTTCGACGATCCCAACCGTGGAACTGGTGCTCTTGTTTCACGACTGGCTGCCGAGCCTACGAGTCTTCAGGAACTTCTATCTATGAACCTGTCCCTCATCATGATCAACATCGTCACTGTTCTATCGAGTTCCGTCCTCGCCATCGCTTACGGTTGGAAACTGGGTCTTGTTCTGACGCTTTGTGCTCTACCGGTCCTTGTTGGCTCAGGATATGTCCGAATTCGTCTTGAGTATAA AACTGTGTCTTCACGGGCTCTGGAACGTGCTGTCATCGAGAGATACAGCAGTGCCCTTGAAGGACTTGTTAAGGAGCCAAGTGCTGGTCTAGGTTGGAAGATGCTGTTCTACTCTTTCAGTCAGTCGGCGTCTTTCCTCGCCATGGCCCTGGGTTTCTG GTACGGTGGTCGTCTTGTTTCTTTCGGCGAGTATACCACAGATCAGTTCtacgtcatcttcatcgccgtCGTCTTCTCGGGAGAAACATCAGCCATGCTCTTCCAGTACACCACGAGCATCACCAAAGCACGAACCGCCATCAACTACATCTTCCAGCAGCGTCGTCAAAAGGCCCTACACGATAATGCAGACAATGGACCGGGGGCTTCAGGAAGTGAGAAGTTGTCTGAGAAGGGTATTGATGTGTCTTGTGAAGGGATCACCTTCGCGTACCCCCGTCGACCCAAGTTGCAGGTTCTCAAAGGGGTCGACATCAGCATTGAGTCAGGAAAGATGGTCGCGCTGGTTGGTGCATCAGGTTGCGGTAAATCAACTATGATAGCGCTTCTCGAGCGTTTCTATGACCCAACTTCGGGAATGTTACTTGCGGATGGGGAGGatatcaagatgaaggacagACGACTACACAGAAGGGACATTGCCCTCGTTCAGCAAGAGCCAGTCTTGTATCAGGGCTCTATCAGGGACAATATCTCTCTTGGCATCGAAGAAGGCGTTCCCTCTGACGACGAGATCATCGAAGCCTGCAAACAAGCCAACGTTTATGAATTCGTCTCTTCCCTCCCTGAGGGTCTTACTACGCCCTGCGGCAACCAAGGTCTCTCACTATCAGGAGGCCAACGTCAACGCATTGCCATCGCTCGAGCTCTTATCCGCAAGCCacgccttcttctcctcgacgAGGCCACCAGTGCCCTCGACACAGAGAGCGAGAAGGTCGTCAAGGAAGCCTTAGATCGAGCAGCTGAGGGAAGGACAACAGTTGCTGTAGCTCATCGACTGAGCACGATTCGAGACGCTGATGTTATCTGTGTCTTTGCTGGCGGAAAGATTGTTGAGAGGGGACGACATGAGGAGCTTGTTGCGAAGAGGGGACTTTACTATGAGATGGTGTTGGGACAGTCTCTGGATAGGGAGGCGTAA